From a single Chlorocebus sabaeus isolate Y175 chromosome X, mChlSab1.0.hap1, whole genome shotgun sequence genomic region:
- the ACTRT1 gene encoding actin-related protein T1 — protein MFNPHVLDVPAVIFDNGSGLCKAGMSGEIGPRHVINSVLGHRKFNMPSARLNQYFVGQEALYKYEALHLHYPIERGLVTGWDDMEKLWKHLFEWELGVKPSQQPVLMTEPSLNPREIREKLAEMMFENFSVPGFYLSNHAVAALYASACVTGLVVDSGDGVTCAVPIFEGYSLPHAVTKLYMAGRDITEHLTQLLFANGFNFPCILNKAVANNIKEKLCYIALEPEKELRKNRGEVLGAYRLPDGHVIHFGDELYQVPEVLFAPDQLGIHSPGLSKMVSSSIMKCDTDIQNKLFAEIVLSGGTTLFPGLEERLMKEVEQLASKGTPIKITASPDRCFSAWIGASIMTSMSSFKQMWVTSADFKEYGTSVVQRRCF, from the coding sequence ATGTTTAATCCACACGTATTAGATGTTCCTGCTGTAATTTTTGACAATGGTTCAGGACTCTGCAAAGCAGGCATGTCTGGAGAGATTGGACCCCGCCATGTCATCAACTCCGTCTTGGGACATCGTAAATTCAACATGCCTTCAGCAAGACTTAATCAGTACTTCGTGGGGCAAGAAGCCCTGTACAAGTATGAGGCCCTACATTTGCACTACCCCATTGAGCGTGGACTGGTAACAGGATGGGATGACATGGAGAAACTCTGGAAACATCTCTTTGAGTGGGAGCTTGGAGTAAAACCCAGCCAACAGCCTGTACTCATGACCGAGCCCTCTTTGAATCCTAGGGAAATTCGAGAAAAACTAGCAGAAATGATGTTTGAGAACTTCAGTGTGCCTGGTTTCTACCTGTCTAATCATGCAGTGGCAGCGCTCTATGCCTCTGCCTGTGTCACAGGCCTGGTGGTGGACAGTGGAGATGGGGTCACTTGCGCTGTCCCCATCTTTGAGGGTTACTCCCTGCCTCACGCAGTCACGAAACTCTATATGGCAGGGAGGGACATCACAGAGCACCTCACCCAGCTCCTCTTTGCTAATGGGTTTAACTTCCCTTGTATACTCAACAAGGCCGTGGCAAATAACATCAAAGAGAAGCTGTGCTACATCGCCTTGGAGCCAGAGAAAGAGCTACGCAAGAATCGGGGAGAGGTCCTGGGAGCATACAGACTGCCAGATGGACATGTCATCCACTTTGGGGATGAGCTGTACCAAGTGCCCGAGGTTCTTTTTGCACCTGACCAGCTGGGCATCCACAGCCCGGGACTCTCAAAAATGGTCTCCAGCAGCATCATGAAGTGTGACACTGACATCCAGAATAAACTTTTTGCAGAGATTGTACTCTCCGGGGGCACCACTCTCTTCCCTGGACTGGAGGAAAGGCTCATGAAGGAAGTGGAACAGCTGGCTTCTAAAGGTACTCCCATCAAGATCACGGCTTCTCCTGATAGATGCTTCTCTGCATGGATTGGTGCATCCATCATGACCTCTATGAGCAGTTTCAAGCAGATGTGGGTCACCTCTGCAGATTTCAAGGAGTATGGGACATCTGTGGTTCAAAGAAGGTGCTTTTAA